A single region of the Streptomyces sp. NBC_00425 genome encodes:
- the lexA gene encoding transcriptional repressor LexA has product MTTTADSATITAQDRSQGRLEPVHAMNEAMNPEGHKRSLPGRPPGIRADSSGLTDRQRRVIEVIRDSVQRRGYPPSMREIGQAVGLSSTSSVAHQLMALERKGFLRRDPHRPRAYEVRGSDQAASVQPTDTAGKPAASYVPLVGRIAAGGPILAEESVEDVFPLPRQLVGDGELFVLKVVGDSMIEAAICDGDWVTVRRQPVAENGDIVAAMLDGEATVKRFKREDGHVWLLPHNAAYEPIPGDDATILGKVVAVLRRV; this is encoded by the coding sequence GTGACCACCACCGCAGACAGTGCCACCATCACCGCCCAGGACCGCTCCCAGGGCCGACTCGAGCCGGTGCATGCGATGAACGAAGCCATGAATCCCGAGGGACACAAGCGTTCCCTGCCGGGCCGACCTCCAGGCATCCGCGCGGACAGTTCGGGACTCACGGACCGGCAGCGACGGGTGATCGAGGTCATCAGGGATTCCGTCCAACGGCGCGGCTACCCGCCGTCGATGCGGGAGATCGGCCAGGCGGTCGGCTTGTCCAGCACCTCCTCGGTCGCACACCAGCTGATGGCACTGGAGCGCAAGGGCTTCCTGCGCCGTGACCCGCACCGCCCGCGCGCGTACGAGGTGCGGGGCTCCGACCAGGCGGCCTCCGTGCAGCCCACGGACACCGCGGGCAAGCCCGCCGCGTCGTACGTCCCGCTCGTCGGGCGTATCGCCGCCGGCGGTCCGATCCTCGCCGAGGAGTCGGTGGAGGACGTCTTCCCGCTCCCGAGGCAGCTGGTCGGCGACGGCGAGCTGTTCGTGCTGAAGGTCGTCGGCGACTCGATGATCGAGGCCGCTATCTGCGACGGCGACTGGGTCACCGTGCGCCGCCAGCCCGTCGCGGAGAACGGCGACATCGTGGCCGCGATGCTGGACGGCGAGGCCACCGTGAAGCGCTTCAAGCGCGAGGACGGCCATGTGTGGCTGCTCCCCCACAACGCCGCCTACGAGCCGATCCCCGGCGACGACGCGACGATCCTCGGCAAGGTGGTGGCCGTACTCCGCCGCGTCTGA
- a CDS encoding YdbC family protein — MLVKWIRCTVVDRRGFERGQRKWAGLLGEPGFRGQGGGWSRARPSVAHVFAFWESRAFYDSFMARSHDRLATAQAGTFKDAQARLFDYRFDVKTGFEPRFTDSDVVRVALCRVHEERAEHFTLMQEKVWNPAMAGSPGMIRGMFAEAPGHEFLVLSMWRSQAEHGKYRTERVERLALRAQTEADIASLTGDIVELEPAWTV, encoded by the coding sequence GTGCTGGTCAAGTGGATTCGCTGCACCGTGGTGGACCGCCGCGGTTTCGAACGGGGACAGCGAAAGTGGGCGGGGCTTCTGGGGGAGCCGGGGTTCCGGGGGCAGGGCGGGGGCTGGAGCAGGGCACGGCCCTCCGTCGCGCATGTCTTCGCCTTCTGGGAGAGCCGCGCCTTCTACGACTCCTTCATGGCACGCTCCCACGACCGGCTGGCGACAGCTCAGGCGGGCACGTTCAAGGACGCACAGGCACGGCTGTTCGACTACCGCTTCGACGTGAAGACCGGCTTCGAGCCCCGCTTCACCGACTCCGACGTGGTGCGGGTGGCCCTGTGCCGGGTCCACGAGGAACGCGCCGAGCACTTCACGCTGATGCAGGAGAAGGTCTGGAACCCGGCCATGGCCGGCTCGCCGGGCATGATCCGGGGCATGTTCGCCGAGGCGCCGGGCCACGAGTTCCTGGTGCTGTCGATGTGGAGGTCGCAGGCCGAGCACGGCAAGTACCGCACCGAGCGGGTGGAGCGGCTCGCCCTCCGTGCGCAGACGGAGGCGGACATCGCCTCCCTCACCGGTGACATCGTCGAACTCGAGCCGGCCTGGACGGTCTGA
- the nrdR gene encoding transcriptional regulator NrdR yields the protein MHCPFCRHPDSRVVDSRTTDDGTSIRRRRQCPDCSRRFTTVETCSLMVVKRSGVTEPFSRTKVINGVRKACQGRPVTEDALAQLGQRVEEAVRATGSAELTTHDVGLAILGPLQELDLVAYLRFASVYRAFDSLEDFEAAVAELRRGPGGFDADDDDRADDARAEDDTGAVAGSQEDGGGPAGAVQVPEPAHATD from the coding sequence ATGCACTGCCCCTTCTGCAGGCACCCCGACAGCCGTGTCGTCGACAGTCGGACCACGGACGACGGCACGTCGATCCGTCGGCGCCGTCAGTGCCCTGACTGCTCCCGTCGGTTCACGACCGTGGAGACGTGCTCGCTGATGGTGGTCAAGCGGTCCGGGGTCACCGAACCGTTCAGCCGCACGAAGGTCATCAACGGCGTGCGCAAGGCATGCCAGGGGCGGCCGGTCACCGAGGACGCTCTCGCTCAGCTCGGCCAGCGGGTCGAGGAAGCGGTGCGGGCCACCGGAAGCGCCGAGTTGACCACCCATGACGTGGGGCTGGCCATACTCGGTCCGCTGCAGGAACTCGATCTCGTCGCCTATCTGCGGTTCGCCTCCGTCTACCGGGCGTTCGACTCGCTCGAGGACTTCGAGGCCGCCGTCGCAGAACTCAGGCGCGGGCCGGGAGGGTTCGACGCGGACGACGACGACCGCGCGGACGACGCCCGGGCCGAGGACGACACAGGAGCCGTCGCGGGGAGCCAGGAAGACGGCGGCGGGCCGGCGGGGGCCGTACAGGTCCCCGAGCCCGCCCACGCCACCGACTGA
- a CDS encoding ATP-dependent DNA helicase gives MTKPSLPELLHAAVAAVGGTERPGQVTMAEAVAEAIDDGSHLLVQAGTGTGKSLGYLVPALAHGERVVVATATLALQRQLVERDLPRTVEALHPLLRRRPEFAMLKGRSNYLCLHRLHEGVPQDEEEGLFDQFEAAAPTSKLGQDLLRLRDWSDETESGDRDDLTPGVSDRAWAQISVSSRECLGATKCAYGAECFAEMARERAKLAEVVVTNHALLAIDAIEGAPVLPQHEVLIVDEAHELVSRVTGVATGELTPGQVNRAVRRAAKLVDEKAADQLQTAAEGFERLMELALPGRLEEIPEDLGYALMALRDAARTVISAIGSTRDKSVQDEDAVRKQALASVESVHDVAERITNGSEWDVVWYERHDRFGASLRVAPMSVSGLLREKLFTDRSVTLASATLKLGGDFNGVGASMGLAPEGTQGEDVPQWRGIDVGSPFDYRKQGILYVAKHLARPARDGDRADMLDELTELIQAAGGRTLGLFSSMRAAQLAAEELRVRIPEFPILLQGEETLGELIKNFSADPQTCLFGTLSLWQGVDVPGPSCQLVVMDKIPFPRPDDPLMSARQKAVEEAGGNGFMAVAATHAALLMAQGAGRLVRASGDRGVVAVLDQRLATARYGSYLKASLPDFWYTTDPQQVRRSLTAIDAKAKQAEAETE, from the coding sequence ATGACGAAGCCCTCACTCCCCGAACTCCTGCATGCCGCCGTCGCCGCCGTGGGCGGCACGGAGCGCCCCGGCCAGGTGACCATGGCCGAAGCCGTCGCCGAGGCGATCGACGACGGCTCCCATCTGCTGGTCCAGGCCGGCACCGGCACCGGCAAGTCGCTCGGCTACCTCGTGCCCGCGCTCGCCCACGGGGAGCGCGTCGTGGTGGCGACCGCCACGCTGGCCCTGCAGCGCCAGCTCGTGGAGCGGGACCTGCCGCGCACGGTCGAGGCGCTGCACCCCCTGCTGCGCCGCCGCCCGGAGTTCGCGATGCTCAAGGGCAGATCGAACTACCTGTGTCTGCACCGACTCCACGAAGGCGTCCCGCAGGACGAGGAGGAAGGCCTCTTCGACCAGTTCGAGGCCGCCGCGCCCACCAGCAAACTGGGCCAGGACCTGCTGCGACTGCGGGACTGGTCGGACGAGACCGAGTCCGGTGACCGCGACGATCTGACGCCGGGTGTGTCCGACCGGGCCTGGGCGCAGATCTCGGTCTCCTCCCGGGAGTGCCTGGGGGCGACGAAATGCGCGTACGGCGCCGAGTGCTTCGCCGAGATGGCCCGCGAGCGCGCCAAACTGGCCGAGGTCGTCGTCACGAACCACGCCCTGCTCGCCATCGACGCCATCGAGGGCGCCCCCGTCCTCCCGCAGCACGAGGTGCTGATCGTCGACGAGGCGCATGAACTGGTCTCCCGGGTCACCGGCGTCGCGACCGGTGAGCTCACCCCCGGCCAGGTCAACCGGGCCGTACGCCGGGCGGCGAAACTGGTCGACGAGAAGGCCGCCGACCAGCTGCAGACGGCCGCCGAGGGCTTCGAGCGGCTGATGGAGCTGGCGTTGCCCGGCCGTCTGGAGGAGATCCCGGAGGATCTCGGCTACGCGCTCATGGCGCTGCGCGACGCCGCGCGGACCGTCATCTCCGCCATCGGATCGACCCGCGACAAGTCCGTCCAGGACGAGGACGCGGTCCGCAAACAGGCGCTGGCCTCGGTCGAGTCGGTGCACGACGTGGCGGAGCGGATCACCAACGGATCCGAGTGGGACGTCGTCTGGTACGAGCGGCACGACCGCTTCGGCGCGTCCCTGCGCGTCGCCCCGATGTCGGTGTCGGGCCTGCTGCGGGAGAAGCTCTTCACGGACCGCTCCGTCACCCTCGCCTCGGCGACGTTGAAGCTGGGCGGCGACTTCAACGGCGTGGGCGCTTCGATGGGGCTGGCCCCGGAGGGCACGCAGGGGGAGGACGTCCCGCAGTGGAGGGGCATCGACGTCGGCTCGCCCTTCGACTATCGCAAACAGGGCATTCTGTACGTCGCCAAACACCTCGCGCGCCCGGCGCGGGACGGCGACCGCGCCGACATGCTCGACGAGCTGACCGAACTGATCCAGGCGGCCGGCGGCCGCACTCTCGGCCTCTTCTCCTCCATGCGTGCGGCGCAGCTCGCCGCCGAGGAACTGCGCGTGCGCATCCCCGAGTTCCCGATCCTCCTCCAGGGCGAGGAGACGCTCGGCGAGCTGATCAAGAACTTCTCGGCGGATCCGCAGACCTGTCTCTTCGGCACGCTGTCGCTCTGGCAGGGCGTCGACGTCCCCGGCCCCAGCTGCCAGCTCGTCGTCATGGACAAGATCCCCTTCCCGCGCCCCGACGACCCCCTCATGAGCGCACGCCAGAAGGCGGTGGAGGAAGCCGGAGGCAACGGCTTCATGGCCGTGGCGGCCACGCACGCGGCACTGCTCATGGCGCAGGGGGCGGGCCGCCTCGTCCGGGCGTCGGGGGACCGCGGCGTCGTCGCCGTGCTGGACCAGCGGCTGGCGACGGCCCGTTACGGCAGCTATCTCAAGGCGTCCCTGCCCGACTTCTGGTACACCACGGATCCCCAGCAGGTCCGCAGGTCGCTGACGGCGATCGACGCGAAGGCGAAGCAGGCGGAGGCAGAGACGGAATAG
- a CDS encoding MFS transporter codes for MTTSQLIQKQKPGAARRAGHPGIALTVIAACQLMVVLDATIVNIALPHIQDALKFSTTDLTWVVSAYTLTFGGLLLLGARAGDILGRRRAFMAGILIFTFASLLGGLAQEPWQLLAARALQGVGGAIASPTSLALITTTFPEGPERNRAFGVFAAVSAGGGAIGLLAGGMLTEWLDWRWVLFVNVPIGVLIAVVAPLYINESERHPGRFDIAGALTSTAGMASLVYAFIRAAEEGWRDGLTLGAFAAAAILLIGFVFTERRAKEPITPLKMFADRNRSGTYVIMLSLAAAMFGMFFYIVLFVQNILGYSPIKAGLAFLPVTVAIAAGAGLSQRFLPVLGPKPFMLVGSALVAIGLTWQAFITPDSSYAGGVLGPILVFAFGMGLNFVTVTVTAVSGVAPHEAGAASGLLNATQQVGGSLGLSILTTVFGSASKGEAEKQLPRFLADGTAEQKAEFARTHQLPAPWGHEVLAHGISTAFVPAAAMAALALVTAWFVIRVRKSDLEALSGTAGPAVG; via the coding sequence GTGACGACCTCTCAGTTGATCCAGAAGCAGAAACCGGGTGCGGCCCGCCGGGCGGGACACCCCGGCATCGCGCTCACCGTCATCGCGGCCTGCCAACTCATGGTGGTACTCGACGCGACGATTGTGAACATCGCACTCCCGCACATTCAAGACGCGCTCAAGTTCAGCACCACCGACCTCACCTGGGTGGTCAGCGCCTACACGCTCACCTTCGGCGGGCTGCTGCTGCTCGGCGCCCGAGCGGGCGACATCCTCGGCCGGCGCCGGGCCTTCATGGCCGGCATCCTGATCTTCACCTTCGCCTCGCTGCTGGGCGGACTGGCCCAGGAGCCCTGGCAGTTGCTGGCCGCACGGGCCCTGCAAGGCGTCGGCGGCGCCATCGCGTCGCCCACCTCGCTGGCGCTCATCACCACGACGTTCCCCGAGGGCCCGGAGCGCAACCGGGCCTTCGGCGTCTTCGCGGCGGTCTCCGCGGGCGGCGGCGCCATCGGACTGCTCGCGGGCGGCATGCTCACCGAATGGCTCGACTGGCGCTGGGTGCTGTTCGTGAACGTGCCCATCGGGGTGCTCATCGCCGTCGTCGCGCCGCTGTACATCAACGAGTCCGAGCGGCATCCCGGTCGCTTCGACATAGCGGGCGCACTGACGTCGACGGCCGGTATGGCTTCCCTGGTCTATGCCTTCATCCGCGCGGCCGAGGAGGGATGGCGGGATGGCCTGACCCTCGGCGCGTTCGCGGCGGCGGCGATCCTGCTGATCGGCTTCGTGTTCACCGAACGGCGGGCCAAGGAGCCGATCACCCCGCTGAAGATGTTCGCCGACCGCAACCGATCCGGCACGTACGTGATCATGCTGAGCCTCGCTGCCGCCATGTTCGGCATGTTCTTCTACATCGTGCTCTTCGTGCAGAACATCCTGGGGTACAGCCCGATCAAGGCCGGTCTGGCCTTCCTCCCGGTCACCGTCGCCATCGCGGCGGGCGCGGGCCTGTCGCAGCGCTTCCTGCCGGTGCTCGGCCCCAAGCCGTTCATGCTCGTCGGCTCCGCGCTGGTGGCGATCGGACTCACCTGGCAGGCGTTCATCACTCCGGACAGCTCCTACGCGGGCGGGGTGCTCGGGCCCATCCTGGTCTTCGCCTTCGGCATGGGGCTCAACTTCGTGACGGTCACCGTCACGGCGGTCTCCGGCGTCGCTCCGCACGAGGCGGGCGCGGCCTCCGGGCTGCTCAACGCCACGCAACAGGTGGGCGGCTCGCTGGGTTTGTCCATCCTGACGACCGTCTTCGGGTCCGCGAGCAAGGGCGAGGCGGAGAAGCAACTGCCCCGGTTCCTCGCGGACGGCACCGCGGAACAGAAGGCGGAGTTCGCCAGGACGCACCAGTTGCCCGCCCCCTGGGGGCACGAGGTGCTCGCCCACGGCATCTCGACGGCGTTCGTGCCGGCCGCCGCCATGGCGGCGCTCGCTCTGGTGACGGCCTGGTTCGTGATCCGGGTCCGCAAGAGCGACCTGGAAGCGCTGTCCGGTACGGCGGGTCCCGCGGTGGGGTGA
- a CDS encoding vitamin B12-dependent ribonucleotide reductase — translation MTETASGPARGSRAKGSKTTKGLRIERVHTTPGVHPYDEVVWERRDVVMTNWRDGSVNFEQRGVEFPDFWSVNAVNIVTSKYFRGAVGTPQRETGLRQLIDRIVKTYRKAGEDHSYFASPADAEIFEHELAYALLHQIFSFNSPVWFNVGTPQPQQVSACFILAVDDSMESILDWYKEEGMIFKGGSGAGLNLSRIRSSKELLSSGGNASGPVSFMRGADASAGTIKSGGATRRAAKMVVLDVDHPDVEDFIATKVKEEEKIRALRDAGFDMDLGGDDITSVQYQNANNSVRVNDEFMTAVENGTEFGLRARMTGEIIEKVDAKALFRKLAEAAWACADPGIQYDGVINNWHTCPESGRITASNPCSEYMHLDNTSCNLASLNLMKFLKDDSKGHQSFDADRFQKVVELVITAMDISICFADFPTQKIGENTRAFRQLGIGYANLGALLMATGHAYDSDGGRSLAGAITSLMTGTAYRRSSELAAVVGPYDGYARNSDAHNRVMKQHSDANATAVRMDDLDTPVWAAATEAWQDVLRLGEKNGFRNSQASVLAPTGTIGLAMSCDTTGVEPDLALVKFKKLVGGGSMQIVNGTVPQALRRLGYQEEQIEAIVAHIAENGNVIDAPGLAHEHYEVFDCAMGERAISPMGHVRMMAAIQPWISGAISKTVNMPETATVEEVEEIYFEAWKLGVKALAIYRDNCKVGQPLSAKTKEKEKTEVTEKTEETIRAAVEKVIEYRPVRKRLPKGRPGITTSFTVGGAEGYMTANSYPDDGLGEVFLKMSKQGSTLAGMMDAFSIAVSVGLQYGVPLETYVSKFTNMRFEPAGMTDDPDVRMAQSIVDYIFRRLALDFLPFETRSALGIHSAEERQRHLETGSYEPTFEEENVDVEGLAQSAPRQTDLKAVATPKAEVEAVEPAPKQVHTSAELVEMQLGIQADAPLCFSCGTKMQRAGSCYICEGCGSTSGCS, via the coding sequence ATGACAGAGACGGCGAGCGGTCCGGCGCGAGGTTCCCGAGCCAAGGGCTCCAAGACCACCAAGGGCCTGCGTATCGAGCGTGTCCACACCACCCCCGGAGTTCATCCGTACGACGAGGTGGTCTGGGAACGCCGTGACGTCGTCATGACCAACTGGCGCGACGGCTCGGTCAACTTCGAGCAGCGTGGCGTCGAGTTCCCCGACTTCTGGTCGGTGAACGCGGTCAACATCGTCACCAGCAAGTACTTCCGGGGCGCCGTCGGCACCCCGCAGCGCGAGACCGGGCTCAGGCAGCTGATCGACCGCATCGTGAAGACGTACCGGAAGGCCGGCGAGGACCACAGCTACTTCGCCTCGCCCGCCGACGCCGAGATCTTCGAGCACGAGCTGGCGTACGCCCTCCTGCACCAGATCTTCAGCTTCAACAGCCCCGTCTGGTTCAACGTGGGCACCCCGCAGCCCCAGCAGGTCTCCGCCTGCTTCATCCTCGCCGTCGACGACTCCATGGAGTCGATCCTCGACTGGTACAAGGAAGAGGGCATGATCTTCAAGGGCGGCTCCGGCGCCGGCCTGAACCTCTCCCGCATCCGCTCCTCCAAGGAGCTCCTCTCCTCGGGCGGCAACGCCTCCGGCCCGGTCTCGTTCATGCGCGGCGCCGACGCCTCCGCCGGCACCATCAAGTCCGGCGGCGCCACCCGTCGCGCGGCCAAGATGGTCGTCCTCGACGTGGACCACCCGGACGTCGAGGACTTCATCGCCACCAAGGTGAAGGAGGAGGAGAAGATCCGCGCCCTGCGCGACGCGGGCTTCGACATGGACCTGGGCGGCGACGACATCACGTCCGTCCAGTACCAGAACGCCAACAACAGCGTCCGCGTGAACGACGAGTTCATGACGGCCGTCGAGAACGGCACCGAGTTCGGCCTGCGCGCCCGGATGACCGGCGAGATCATCGAGAAGGTCGACGCCAAGGCGCTGTTCCGCAAGCTCGCCGAGGCCGCGTGGGCCTGTGCCGACCCGGGCATCCAGTACGACGGCGTGATCAACAACTGGCACACCTGCCCCGAGTCCGGCCGGATCACCGCGTCGAACCCGTGCAGCGAGTACATGCACCTGGACAACACGTCCTGCAACCTCGCCTCGCTGAACCTGATGAAGTTCCTCAAGGACGACAGCAAGGGCCACCAGTCCTTCGACGCCGACCGCTTCCAGAAGGTCGTCGAGCTCGTCATCACCGCGATGGACATCTCCATCTGCTTCGCGGACTTCCCGACCCAGAAGATCGGCGAGAACACGCGCGCGTTCCGCCAGCTCGGCATCGGCTACGCCAACCTCGGCGCCCTGCTGATGGCGACCGGCCACGCGTACGACTCCGACGGCGGCCGCTCGCTGGCCGGCGCCATCACGTCCCTGATGACCGGCACGGCCTACCGCCGCTCCTCCGAGCTGGCCGCGGTCGTCGGCCCGTACGACGGCTACGCCCGCAACTCCGACGCCCACAACCGCGTCATGAAGCAGCACTCCGACGCCAACGCCACGGCCGTCCGCATGGACGACCTGGACACCCCGGTGTGGGCCGCCGCCACGGAGGCCTGGCAGGACGTGCTGCGCCTCGGCGAGAAGAACGGTTTCCGTAACTCTCAGGCGTCCGTGCTCGCCCCGACCGGCACCATCGGCCTGGCGATGTCCTGCGACACCACCGGCGTCGAGCCCGACCTCGCCCTGGTCAAGTTCAAGAAGCTGGTCGGCGGCGGCTCGATGCAGATCGTCAACGGCACCGTGCCGCAGGCCCTGCGCCGCCTGGGCTACCAGGAGGAGCAGATCGAGGCGATCGTCGCCCACATCGCCGAGAACGGCAACGTGATCGACGCTCCCGGTCTCGCGCACGAGCACTACGAGGTGTTCGACTGCGCCATGGGCGAGCGCGCCATCTCCCCGATGGGCCACGTCCGCATGATGGCCGCGATCCAGCCGTGGATCTCCGGCGCGATCTCCAAGACGGTCAACATGCCGGAGACGGCGACCGTCGAGGAGGTCGAGGAGATCTACTTCGAGGCCTGGAAGCTCGGCGTCAAGGCCCTCGCGATCTACCGTGACAACTGCAAGGTCGGCCAGCCCCTCTCCGCGAAGACCAAGGAGAAGGAGAAGACCGAGGTCACGGAGAAGACCGAGGAGACGATCCGCGCCGCGGTCGAGAAGGTCATCGAGTACCGCCCGGTCCGCAAGCGGCTGCCCAAGGGCCGTCCCGGCATCACGACCTCGTTCACGGTCGGCGGCGCCGAGGGCTACATGACCGCCAACTCCTACCCGGACGACGGTCTCGGCGAGGTCTTCCTGAAGATGTCCAAGCAGGGCTCGACCCTTGCCGGCATGATGGACGCCTTCTCCATCGCGGTCTCGGTGGGCCTTCAGTACGGCGTGCCGCTGGAGACCTACGTCTCGAAGTTCACCAACATGCGCTTCGAGCCGGCCGGCATGACCGACGACCCGGACGTGCGGATGGCGCAGTCGATCGTCGACTACATCTTCCGGCGTCTGGCGCTCGACTTCCTGCCGTTCGAGACGCGTTCCGCGCTCGGCATCCACTCCGCCGAGGAGCGCCAGCGCCACCTGGAGACCGGTTCGTACGAGCCGACCTTCGAGGAGGAGAACGTGGACGTCGAGGGCCTGGCCCAGTCCGCCCCGCGTCAGACGGACCTCAAGGCCGTCGCCACGCCGAAGGCCGAGGTCGAGGCCGTCGAGCCCGCCCCGAAGCAGGTCCACACCAGCGCCGAACTGGTGGAGATGCAGCTGGGCATCCAGGCCGACGCCCCGCTCTGCTTCTCCTGCGGCACGAAGATGCAGCGCGCGGGTTCCTGCTACATCTGCGAGGGCTGCGGGTCCACGAGCGGCTGCAGCTGA
- a CDS encoding TerD family protein, giving the protein MSGLNKGIRKIEMSLKWDPSPAGRPPTDLDIVAATYLADDPQGEPAYVVHFDSRSPDGTIYLNRDSKDGKGFGWDEVMTLELDRLDARYARVVIGVVIQQIQEHRTFVSVLNPAFRIREGYTVLAEDDFGDVLGATAATVAEFVRETSDSWSFHSGVQGFEDDPSTFTRIMGRMRRP; this is encoded by the coding sequence GTGAGCGGACTCAACAAGGGCATCCGCAAGATCGAGATGTCGCTCAAGTGGGACCCGAGCCCGGCGGGCCGGCCGCCCACCGACCTGGACATCGTGGCCGCGACGTATCTGGCGGACGACCCGCAGGGCGAGCCTGCCTACGTGGTGCACTTCGACAGCCGCTCCCCCGACGGCACGATCTATCTCAACCGGGACAGCAAGGACGGCAAGGGCTTCGGCTGGGACGAGGTCATGACGCTGGAACTCGACCGTCTGGACGCGCGGTACGCGCGCGTGGTCATCGGCGTCGTCATCCAGCAGATCCAGGAGCACCGCACGTTCGTCAGCGTGCTGAACCCTGCCTTCCGTATAAGGGAGGGCTACACCGTCCTGGCCGAGGACGACTTCGGCGACGTCCTCGGCGCGACGGCGGCGACGGTCGCGGAGTTCGTCCGGGAGACGTCCGACAGCTGGTCGTTCCACTCCGGTGTCCAGGGCTTCGAGGACGACCCGTCGACGTTCACGCGGATCATGGGCCGGATGCGCCGCCCCTGA
- a CDS encoding ADP-ribosylglycohydrolase family protein: MTADSSPAGRLDRALASLRGLAVGDALGSQFFVPVNFPLLQRREPPPGPWQWTDDTEMACSVAAVLAAHHRIDQDALARSFAEHHDFDRGYGPAVNRLLRLVREGADWRELSAALFNGQGSWGNGAAMRVAPLGAWYADDPEQATHQAEISAYPTHQHREAVVGAMAVAAAAALAAAPGGPPSAEALLDGVVALVPKSAVGAGLRRARDMLDYADAATVAAVLGCGRRTSAHDTVPFAIWSAARALGDFEAAFWTTAQVGGDVDTTCAIVGGILAGGKAGTPPAAWTRQVEALPEWLPTTA; the protein is encoded by the coding sequence ATGACAGCCGATTCCTCGCCCGCAGGGCGCCTCGACCGGGCCCTCGCCAGTCTGCGCGGTCTCGCCGTGGGCGACGCGCTGGGCTCGCAGTTCTTCGTTCCGGTGAACTTCCCACTGCTCCAGCGCCGCGAGCCGCCGCCCGGACCGTGGCAGTGGACGGACGACACCGAGATGGCGTGCTCCGTCGCCGCCGTACTGGCGGCCCACCACCGCATCGACCAGGACGCCCTGGCCCGCTCCTTCGCGGAGCACCACGACTTCGACCGCGGGTACGGCCCCGCCGTCAACCGACTGCTGCGGCTCGTCAGGGAGGGCGCGGACTGGCGTGAGCTGTCGGCCGCCCTGTTCAACGGACAGGGTTCCTGGGGCAACGGCGCCGCGATGCGCGTCGCCCCGCTCGGCGCCTGGTACGCGGACGACCCGGAGCAGGCGACCCATCAGGCCGAGATCTCGGCCTATCCCACGCACCAGCACCGGGAAGCCGTGGTCGGGGCCATGGCCGTCGCCGCGGCCGCCGCGCTGGCGGCCGCCCCCGGAGGCCCGCCCAGCGCCGAGGCGCTGCTGGACGGCGTCGTCGCCCTCGTGCCGAAGAGCGCCGTCGGCGCCGGGCTGCGTCGCGCCCGGGACATGCTCGACTACGCCGACGCGGCCACCGTCGCGGCCGTCCTCGGCTGCGGACGGCGTACGTCGGCCCATGACACGGTCCCCTTCGCGATCTGGTCGGCCGCCCGCGCCCTCGGCGACTTCGAGGCAGCGTTCTGGACGACCGCGCAGGTCGGCGGGGACGTGGACACGACCTGCGCCATCGTGGGCGGAATCCTGGCCGGCGGGAAGGCGGGAACGCCGCCGGCCGCCTGGACGCGGCAGGTCGAGGCACTCCCGGAGTGGCTGCCCACCACCGCCTGA
- a CDS encoding histidine phosphatase family protein — MARPRRIVLVRHGESTGNVDDTVYEREPDHALGLTERGRRQAEETGKHLREVFGREQVSVYVSPYRRTHETLRAFHLDPELIRVREEPRLREQDWGNWQDRDDVQLQKTYRDAYGHFFYRFAQGESGADVYDRVGGFLESLFRSFEAPDHPPNVLLVTHGLAMRLFCMRWFHWTVADFESLANPGNAEMRMLVLGDDGKYTLDLPFNRWREPEPYGITGDRVAER, encoded by the coding sequence ATGGCACGACCACGGCGCATCGTCCTTGTCCGGCACGGCGAGTCGACGGGCAATGTTGATGACACCGTCTACGAGCGAGAACCCGATCATGCCCTGGGCCTGACGGAGCGGGGCCGCCGGCAGGCGGAGGAGACCGGAAAGCACCTGCGGGAGGTGTTCGGCCGCGAGCAGGTCAGCGTGTACGTCTCCCCCTACCGGCGTACGCACGAGACCCTCCGGGCCTTCCACCTCGACCCCGAGCTCATACGCGTACGGGAGGAGCCCCGGCTGCGCGAGCAGGACTGGGGGAACTGGCAGGACCGCGACGACGTCCAGTTGCAGAAGACCTACCGGGACGCCTACGGACACTTCTTCTACCGCTTCGCGCAGGGCGAGAGCGGCGCTGACGTCTACGACCGTGTGGGGGGCTTCCTGGAGAGCCTGTTCCGCAGCTTCGAGGCCCCCGATCATCCTCCGAACGTGCTCCTCGTGACCCACGGGCTGGCGATGCGGCTGTTCTGCATGCGCTGGTTCCACTGGACGGTCGCCGACTTCGAGTCGCTCGCCAATCCCGGGAACGCCGAGATGCGGATGCTCGTTCTCGGCGACGACGGCAAATACACCCTCGACCTGCCGTTCAACCGCTGGCGGGAGCCGGAGCCGTACGGAATCACCGGAGATAGAGTGGCAGAGAGATGA